A window of the Tiliqua scincoides isolate rTilSci1 chromosome 5, rTilSci1.hap2, whole genome shotgun sequence genome harbors these coding sequences:
- the LOC136652509 gene encoding olfactory receptor 6B1-like — translation MGIGEGGNQTINTELVLQGFGDVQDLQIVLFVLFLGIYILTVSGNILIIGLVVAKTNLHTPMYFFLANLSSLETMYTSTILPKILVDFMTGNRTISIPGCIAQFYFFSALVVTECSLLAMMSYDRFIAICKPLHYANLMSDRLCVFMAAGCWITGFLAMSVMIYLMTTLTFCGNNEIQHFFCDFTPVGQIACSGRQKYELTGFIFSVIFILPPFLLTLTSYMLIIRNILKIPSATGRQKAFSTCSSHLMVVTIYYGTLVIVYVLPNTEEMRKLNKVFSVFYTILTPLVNPLIYSLRNREIKEAIRKSLGRLIHAMRPQNVQG, via the coding sequence ATGGGAATCGGTGAAGGAGGAAACCAAACCATCAACACAGAATTAGTTCTCCAGGGGTTTGGTGATGTCCAAGATCTGCAAATTGTCCTTTTTGTCTTGTTTCTAGGGATCTACATCCTCACCGTGTCTGGGAACATCCTCATCATTGGATTAGTTGTGGCAAAGACTAACcttcacacccccatgtactttttccttgcAAACCTCTCCAGCCTGGAGACCATGTACACTTCGACCATCTTGCCCAAGATCCTTGTCGATTTTATGACTGGAAACAGAACAATTTCCATTCCTGGCTGCATTGCCCAGTTCTATTTCTTTTCTGCTTTGGTGGTCACAGAATGTAGCCTCCTAGCCATGATGTCTTATGATAGGTTCATCGCAATATGTAAGCCTCTCCATTATGCAAACCTTATGAGTGACAGACTCTGTGTGTTCATGGCAGCTGGGTGTTGGATTACTGGGTTCCTGGCAATGTCAGTAATGATCTATCTGATGACCACATTGACCTTCTGTGGCAACAATGAAATCCAACATTTCTTTTGTGACTTTACTCCAGTAGGCCAAATAGCCTGCAGTGGACGGCAGAAATATGAATTGACGGGATTCATCTTTTCAGTCATCTTCATCCTTCCTCCCTTTTTATTGACTCTGACATCGTACATGCTGATAATCAGGAACATCTTGAAAATCCCATCGGCCACCGGACGGCAAAAGGCTTTCTCCACCTGCTCTTCTCACCTCATGGTAGTTACCATTTATTATGGGACTCTAGTGATTGTCTATGTGCTGCCAAACACAGAAGAGATGAGAAAGCTAAACAAAGTGTTCTCGGTCTTTTACACCATCCTCACACCTTTAGTCAATCCTCTGATCTACAGCCTGAGGAACAGAGAAATAAAGGAGGCCATTAGAAAATCTCTTGGCAGATTGATTCATGCCATGAGACCACAGAACGTCCAAGGATAG